The segment CAGGCGCACACAATAGACGCCTCACAGGGTGCGTCGGCAGCACATCGAAGCCATCGCCGCAACCTGCGCGGGAGCCGCCCCGCACCAATACAGAAAGCCGCAGGCAGGGCCGCAAGCACGGCCAGCCTGGCGGAACAAGCGGCAGCAAGGGCCTACAAGGCCGGTTCGGACCATTGTCAGTGCCGGGCATCACCCCGGCAGTTCAGCAAGAGGGCGGGCAGGAGACATGAACCAGCAGGAAACCATCCTGGAAACGCGGAACCTCACCAAGGAGTTCAAGGGGTTCACGGCGGTGAGCGACGTCAACCTGCAGGTGCGCCGCGGGTCGATCCATGCGTTGATCGGGCCCAACGGCGCGGGCAAGACGACTTGCTTCAACCTGCTCACCAAGTTCCTGGAGCCGACCACCGGCACCATCCTTTTCAACGGCATCGACATCACCCGTGAAAAGCCCGCGCAGATCGCGCGGCGCGGCGTGATCCGTTCGTTCCAGATCTCGGCGGTATTCCCGCACCTGACGGTGATGGAGAACGTGCGCATCGGGCTGCAGCGCCAGCTTGGCACGGCGTACCAGTTCTGGCGCAGCGAGCGCTCGCTGGACGTGCTTAATGACCGCGCCATGGAGCTGCTAGAGCAGGTCGGCCTGACCGAGTTCGCGCAGACGCTGACGGTGAACCTGCCGTACGGCCGCAAGCGCGCGCTGGAGATCGCCACCACGCTGGCGATGGAGCCCGAGCTGATGCTGCTCGACGAGCCCACGCAGGGCATGGGCCACGAAGACGTGGACCGCGTCACGCAGCTGATCAGGAAGGTCTCGGCGGGCCGCACCATCCTGATGGTGGAACACAACATGAGCGTGGTCTCGTCGATCGCTGACAAGATCACCGTGCTGCAGCGTGGCGCGATCCTGGCCGAAGGCCCGTATGCCGAAGTGTCCAGGGACCCGCGCGTGATGGAGGCCTACATGGGCACCGTCGACGCGGAACTGCAGGGCGCGCACTGAGAGGGCCGGGGAACGATATGACTTCATTGAACACACCCGCGCTCGAGATCAAGGACCTGCACGCCTGGTACGGCGAATCGCACATCCTTCACGGCGTGGATTTGACCGTGAACCGCGGCGAAGTGGTCACGCTGCTGGGCCGCAACGGCGCTGGCCGCACCACCACGCTGCGCGCGATCATGGGACTGACCGGCGCGCGCAAGGGCTCGATCAAGGTCAATGGCCACGAGACCATCAGCCTGCCCACGCACAAGATCGCGCACTACGGCATTGGCTATTGCCCCGAAGAGCGGGCGATCTTCTCCAGCCTCTCATGCGAAGAGAACCTGATGCTGCCGCCGGTGCTGAAGGGCGCCGACACCAGCAAGGGCATGAGCGAAACCGATATCTACGAGATGTTCCCGAACCTGAAGGAGCGCCGCCAGAGCCAGGGCACGCGTCTTTCCGGCGGCGAGCAGCAGATGCTGGCGGTCGGGCGCATCCTGCGCACCGGCGCCAACCTGCTGCTGCTCGATGAAATCTCGGAAGGGTTGGCACCGGTGATCGTGCAGGCGCTTGCGCGCATGATCCTGATGCTCAAGCAGAAGGGGTACACGGTGGTGATGGTGGAGCAGAACTTCCGCTTTGCCGCGCCGCTGGCTGACCGCTTCTACGTGATGGAGCACGGCAGCATCGTCGAGCGCTTCGCGGCCAATGAGCTGGAGGCCAAGATGCCGGTGCTGCACGAACTGCTCGGGGTCTGATCCGCACGGATCATGGGTTGATGTTTGGCAGGAACGGGTGGCGCGCACGCCGCCGCAAATCAGGAGACATAGACATGAAAAAGACTCGGCTCGCGGCCGCGATGGCGGCCATTGCCATGGGTGCGGTTTCCTTCAGCGCCGTTGCCCAGGTGTCCGGTGACACCGTGAAGATCGGCTACATCACCGACATGTCGGGCCTGTACGCCGACATCGACGGCCCCGGCGGCCTGGAAGCCATCAAGATGGCGGTCGAGGACCGCGGCGGCAAGGTGCTGGGCAAGCCCATCGAGATTGTCTCTGCCGACCACCAGAACAAGGCCGACATCGCCGCCTCGAAGGCGCGCGAATGGATGGACCAGCAGGGCCTGGACCTGCTGCTGGGCGGTACCAACTCGGGCACCGCGCTGGCGATGAACAAGGTGGCTTCGGAGAAGAAGCGCGTCTACATCAACATCGGCGCCGGCACCGCGCGCCTGACCAACGAAGAGTGCTCGCCGTACACGGTGCACTACGCCTATGACACGGTGGCGCTGGCCAAGGGCACCGGCAGCGCGGTGGTCAAGCAGGGCGGCAAGTCGTGGTTCTTCCTGACCGCCGACTACGCCTTCGGCCATTCGCTGGAAAGCGATACCGCGGCGGTGGTCAAGGCCAGCGGTGGCACGGTGGCGGGCCAGGTGCGCCATCCGCTGTCGGCATCGGACTTCTCGTCGTTCCTGCTGCAGGCGCAGTCGTCCAAGGCGCAGATCCTGGGCCTGGCCAACGCCGGCGGCGACACCATCAATGCGATCAAGGCGGCCAAGGAATTCGGCATCACCAAGTCGATGAAGATCGCCGGCCTGCTGATGTTCATCAACGATGTGCACAGCCTCGGGTTGAAGAACACCGAAGGCCTGCTGATGACCGACAGCTGGTACTGGGACATGAACGACGACACCCGCAAGTTCGCCAACCGCTTCTTCGGCAAGATGAAGAAGATGCCGAGCAGCCTGCAGGCCGCGGACTACTCGGCGGCCAGCACCTACCTGAAGGCGGTGGAAGCGGCCAAGACCGACGATCCGGACAAGGTCATGGCCGAGTTGAAGAAGATGAAGATCAACGACTTCTATACCAAGGGCTATATCCGCCAGGACGGCCGTGGCATCCACGACATGTACCTGATGCAGGTGAAGACCGCGGCAGAGTCGAAGAAGCCGTGGGACTACCTGAAGGTGGTCGCGACCATTCCGGGTGACCAGGCCTTCACCACGGTGGCCGAGTCGAAGTGCGCAATGCTGAAGAAGTAAGCTGATGTGAGATCTGCCGGCGGCGCGCCACCTGCGTGCCGCCGGCATCGGACGCGGTTCCTTGCTGCGGTGTTCGCCAACGGTGTTCGCCGCAGCGTTCGCATTACCTGGCACCAACCGCAGCAATTCCCGCCATACAACGGCGGTATCAACGGCACTCCGCGATGGACATCTTCGGAATCCCCTTGCCGGCCATGCTTTCCCAGCTATTGCTGGGGCTGGTCAACGGCGCCTTCTATGCGATGCTGAGCCTGGGCCTGGCGGTTATCTTCGGCCTGCTCAACGTCATCAATTTCGCGCACGGCGCGCTCTTCATGCTGGGCGCCGTGCTGGCCTGGATGGGCATGGAGTACGCCGGGCTGAACTACTGGATCATGCTGCTGCTGTCGCCGCTGGTCGTCGCCGCACTGGGCGTGGTGATCGAGAAGACCATGCTGCGCTGGATCTACAAGCTCGACCATATCTACGGCCTGCTGCTGACGCTGGGCATCACGCTGGTGATCGAGGGCATCTTCCGCTCGATCTACGGCGTCTCCGGGCTGCCGTACTCGACGCCGGATGCGCTGCAGGGCGCGACCGACCTGGGCTTCATGATCCTGCCCAACTACCGCGCGTGGGTCGTGGTGGCGTCGCTGGTGGTGTGCTTTGCCACCTGGTACGTGATCGAGAAGACAAAGCTGGGCGCCTACCTGCGCGCCGGCACCGAGAACCCCAAGATGGTCGAGGCCTTCGGCGTCAACGTGCCGCTGATGGTGACCCTGACCTACGGCTTCGGCGTGGCGCTGGCCGCGTTTGCCGGGGTGCTGGCCGCGCCGGTGATCCAGATCTCGCCGCTGATGGGCCAGAACCTGATCATCATCGTGTTCGCGGTGGTGGTGATCGGCGGCATGGGCTCGATCATGGGCTCGATCCTGACCGGCCTGGGGCTGGGCGTGGTCGAGGGGCTGACCAAGGTGTTTTATCCGGAAGCGTCGTCGACCGTGGTGTTCTTCATCATGGTGATCGTGCTGCTGCTGCGCCCGGCCGGGCTGTTCGGGAAGGAGAAGTGATGAGCGCACCCTCCACATCATCGACGCCATCCACGGTGGCGGCCAACGCGGGCAACGCAGGAAAGGGACAAGGCGTGCAGAAGAAACTGTTGTACGGATTGCTGCTGCTGGCACTGGTGGCCGCGCCGCTGGCAGGTGCGTATCCGGTGTTCGTGCTCAAGGTGCTGTGCTTCGCGTTGTTTGCGTGCGCCTTCAACCTGCTGATCGGTTATACCGGGCTGCTGTCGTTCGGCCATGCGGCCTTCTTCGGCGGCGCTGGCTACGCGGCCGGCCATGCCATGAAGGTCTGGGGCGTGACCCCGGAAATCGGCCTGATCCTGGGCACCGGTGCGGGCGCGCTGATCGGCTACGTGGTGGGCTCGCTGGCCATCCGCCGGCAGGGCATCTACTTCTCGATGATCACGCTGGCGCTGGCGCAGATGCTGTTCTTTATCTGCCTGCAGGCGCCGTTCACCGGTGGCGAGGACGGCCTGCAGGGCATCCCGCGCGGCAAGCTGTTCGGTGTGCTGCCGCTGTCGGACGACCTGACGCTGTACTACGTCGCGCTGGCGATCATCGTGGCCGCCTTTGCGCTGATCGTGCGCACGGTGCATTCGCCGTTCGGCCAGATTCTGAAGGCGATCAAGGAGAACGAGCCGCGCGCGATCTCGCTGGGCTATGACGTCGACCGCTTCAAGCTGACCGCCTTCGTGCTGTCGGCGGCGCTGTCGGGGCTGGCCGGCTCGATCAAGGCGCTGGTGCTGGGCTTCGAGACGCTGACCGACGTGCACTGGTCGATGTCCGGCTCGGTCATCCTGATGACCCTGGTCGGCGGCCTGGGCACATTGTCGGGTCCGATTGTCGGTGCCTTCGTGGTGGTCGCGCTGGAGAACAAGCTGGGCGACATCGGCAACTTCCTGGCGTCGGTCACCGGCATCTCCTGGTTCGGCACGCTGGGCGAGTCGGTGACGATGGTGACCGGCGTGATCTTCGTGATCTGCGTGCTGACTTTCCGCCGTGGCATCATGGGCGAGCTGCTGGCGCGCTTCGGGGGCCACTCGGGCAAGCGGGAGTAACCCGGCAGGAGTGACCGCGGGTCGACATGCCCGATTCTGGGGCTAGGGTTTTTTCTAGCTTGTCCTCGATGCACCGCTTCGTTACATTCCATATACGGTTTTCGCAGGTTAAATGGAGGCGGAAGCGAGGAGACGACAGGCGCGCACCCGGTGTCGGGTAGCAGCGTTATAAATAAAGGGCGTTGCCGGGTGATCCTCGGCAACGCTTTTTTCATTTGGGCCTCCCAATCGCTGCTGTGGCGCTTTCGCCCCATCATGGGGCATCCAGGCTGCACCGGCATCACCTGGCTACCCTCCACATGCGACAATGCGGGCGCTCTCATTGCCCGCCATGCCTGCCGCACCTGATTCCCCCGACTCCCCAGCCGTTCCGGATCATCCCGACGCGCCCGCGCCGCAGGGTTTGGTACGCCTCGGACTGGGCGCCGACGCAGCCACGCTGGAAGCCTGGCTGGCTACGGTGCAGCCACTGCCGGTGCCCGCCGCGCGCGCGCGCCGGCTGATGCTGGACGAGCTGCTGGCCCAGTCCGGTCGCGGCATCTGCCTGCTGGTGGATGATGCGCAGGCTCCGCACGATCTGCTGGCGTGCCTGCCGGTGGCGCTGCTCCCGAGCCTCGAGCTTGCCGGGCTGGCCGCTTGCGGCATGGAGTGGTGGGTACGGCCCGGGCTGGACGGCGGGGCCCGCCGCGCCTGCCTTGAGGCCTGTTGTGCCACGCTGGCCGACTGGGGCCGCGCGCACGGTATCCGTCACGCGCTGCTGGCGCCGGGGCTGGCGGCAGGGCAAGGCGGCGCGCCGCCGGGCTTCTGCCCGCATGGCAACGGCATGTGGCACCGCAGCCTGGTGCCTGCGGCCAAGGTGCTGGGCTGAACTGATACCGCCCGGCAGCGCGCCGGCCCGCCCGCACCGATCTCCTCCGATCCTATCCCTTTTCGCTTTCCTGCTTCCTGCAATGACGGAATTCGCATTCCTGGCGGTTGCCGCCTTTCTCGCCGGCCTGATCGACGCGGTCGCCGGCGGCGGCGGCCTGGTACAGATCCCGGCGATGTTCTCGGCCTATCCCAATGTCGCGCCGGCCACGCTGCTGGGTACCAACAAGATGGGCTCGATCGCGGGCACCGCCAACGCGGCGCTGCGCTACGGCCGCAGCGTGCGTATCTACTGGGGAGCGACCGCGCCCGCGGTGGTGGCGGCCCTTGTCTTCTCGATGGCCGGTGCCTGGGCGCTGACCAAGATTCCGGCCGAACCGCTGCGCAAGGCGCTGCCGTTCGTGCTGGTGGTGTTGCTGGTCTACACCGTGGCCAAGAAGGACCTGGGTACGGAACACGCGCCGACGCTGTCGGGCGCGCGCGAGCGCATCGCGGCGCTGCTGGCCGGCGCCGTCATCGGTTTCTATGACGGCGTGTTCGGTCCGGGCACCGGCAGCTTCCTGATGATCGCGTTCGTGCGGGTGTTCGGCTATGACTTCCTGCACGCGGCGGCCTCGGCCAAGGTGGTCAACCTTGCCACCAACCTGGCGGCGCTGCTGTTGCTGGCCAGCAAGGGCCATATCTGGTGGCAGCTGGGCCTGGTGATGGCGGTGGCCAACATCGCCGGCAGCCAGGTGGGCAGCAAGCTGGCCCTGCGCCACGGCAGCGCCTTCGTGCGCAAGGTGTTTATCGTGGTGGTGAGCGCGCTGATCCTGAAGACCGCCTGGGACGCGTTCCTGCGCTGACGGCGAAGCCGGGCGGCGCTCGCGATGCGGGTTAATCCTCCCTTTTCGCGCCAAGTCGCTGTGCTAGACTCGATCCGAATTCCCGACCGCACGGTCGGTGAATAGCCGGATCGCGCCGATCCGGGGGAGTGGTGCGGACGGGGAAACTGGGGAGCGGCCTTGCGTCGTTCCTGGCTGTAGCGCAGGTGCCGGCGATGTGCCTGTGTTGACCCGAGGGGTCGATCAAGGCCCACTGAACCGGATGGAATGCGCACCCGCTGGGCTGCGCCTCATCCAGTTCAGTGGACCAGGGCATCCGCCGGTGGACGCCGGACGGATGCCTTTCCGTTTCAGGAACCGAGGAGACAAGATGGATTTCAAGCGCGCCAGCCTGCTGGCAATCGCTGCGGCGAGCCTGGTTGCCGGTGCAGCCCAGGCACAGGTCAAGGTCGGGGTGACGGTGTCGGCCACGGGTCCGGCGGCATCGCTGGGTATTCCGGAGAAGAACACCTTCACGCTGATGCCCAAGGAAATCGCGGGCAAGAAGATCGAGTACATCGTGCTGGACGATGCCTCCGACACCACCACCGCGGTCAAGAACACCCGCAAGCTGATCAGCGAAGACAAGGTTGACGTGGTGGTGGGTTCCACCGTGACGCCGAACTCGCTGGCGATGGTGGACGTGGTGGCCGAGAACGATACGCCGATGATCACCATGGCCGCCTCGGCCCGCATCATCGAGCCGATGGATGCCAAGCGCGCCTGGGTCTTCAAGACGCCGCAGAATGACTCGCACATGGCGACCGCCATTGCCGAGCATATGACCAACAACAACGTGAAGACGGTGGCCTTCATCGGCTTCGCGGACGCCTATGGCGACAGCTGGGCGCAGGAGTTCGCCAAGGTGGCGGAGCTGCGCAAGATCAAGGTGGTCGCCAACGAGCGCTTTGCCCGTACCGATACCTCGGTCACCGGCCAGGTGCTGAAGATGATGAGCGCCAATGCCGACGCCGTGCTGATCGCAGGCTCGGGTACGCCCGCGGCGCTGCCGGCCAAGACGCTCAAGGAGCGTGGTTTCAAGGGCAAGATTTACCAGACCCACGGTGTGGCCAATGCCGACTTCCTGCGCGTGTGCGGCAAGGATTGCGAAGGCACGTTCCTGCCGGCCGGGCCGCTGCTGGTGGCTGAGCAATTGCCGGACAGCAATCCGGTGAAGAAGCCGGCCATGTCCTACAAGACTTCTTACGAGAAGGCCTTCGGTGGCCAGGTCTCGACCTTCGGCGGTCATGCCTGGGATGCGGGGCTGATCCTGCAGCATGCCATCCCTGAGGCGCTGAAGAAGGGCCAGCCGGGTACCAAGGAATTCCGCAAGGCATTGCGGGATGCGATGGAGCAGACCAAGAATCTGCCGGTTTCGCATGGGATCATGAACATGAGTGCTACCGACCACCTTGGCTTTGATCAGAGGGCGCGGGTGATGGTGCAGATTGTTGATGGGAAGTGGAAGTTGTTGACTAAGTGAGGGTCGGGGGCGGCGTGGCGCTATGCGGTTGGGTGTCGCCCTTGGCAAGTGCTGCTGTTTCGCCGGCTTAGCCGGCGAGTCACTTTCTGTCCGAGCGACAGAAAGTAACCAAAGAACGCGTCGCCTATGCGGCTGGCAATAAATTGCACGGTGTTGGTGGTTCGCACGGTGGTGCTTGCCGTTCTGGCGTGGTTGCCCGTTCGACCCTGCTACGCCATGTGAGTCAGGGATAGTGCCTTCGATAACCCACTATTGAACAATCCCCATGCAGGGCGTAGGCCGCCTGCTGCAAACGGCATCGCCTGGACGCCTACGGCTGCTGCGCCGGCTCAAAGTGCGCTGACGGTCATTGGGCGCTTGCGCGAAACGCTACACCTGCCAAGAGCGACAACCAACCGCATGGCAACAATGCGAAACGCTCACGCCGCCATACACACCTCTCGTTAGGGCTTGCCTGTATTTCCACATTAGGCAATCCGTTTACTATTGCGTAAATCCCGAAGCACACAGCACCCTGTCGGCCCCCATATGATGCAGGCAGGTATTTCCAAGAGACGGGGAGACAATGGACTTATCAATCGCTGCCATCCTGGCCCAGGACGGCATCACCTCGGGCGCGATCTACGCGCTGCTGGCACTGGCCCTGGTGCTGGTGTTCTCGGTGACCCGGGTCATCTTCATCCCGCAAGGGGAGTTTGTTGCCTACGGCGCGCTGACGCTGGCGGCGATGCAGGCCGGTCACGCGCCGCAGACCAGCTGGCTGCTGCTGGCGATGGGGGCGCTGACCTTCATCTATGAAACCGTCACGGTGCTGCGCAGCGCCGAGTTGCGCCGCACGCTGGGCCAGCGGCTGGCGGTGCTGGCAGGCAAATACCTGGTGTTCCCGCTCGCGGTGCACTGGCTGGCGCAGCAGTATGGCGCGCAGCCGCTGCCGATGCTGGCGCAGATCGCGCTGACGCTGCTGATCATCATCCCGCTGGGGCCGATGCTGTACCGGCTGGCCTACCAGCCGCTGGCCGAGGCCAGCACGCTGGTGCTGCTGATCGTCTCGGTCGGCGTGCACTTTGCGCTGGTGGGGCTGGGCCTGGTGATGTTCGGGGCGGAGGGTTCGCGCACCAATGCGTTCTCGGATGCGCGCTTCGACGTGGGGGCGCTCAGCATCTCGGGCCAGAGCCTGTGGATCGTGGGCGTGTCGGCGCTGCTGATCGGCGCGCTGTACTTCTATTTCGAGCGCACGCTGCAGGGCAAGGCGCTGCGCGCGACCGCGGTAAACCGGCTGGGCGCGCGCCTGGTCGGTATCGGCACCACGCAGGCGGGGCGGCTGTCGTTCACGCTGGCCGCGGCGATGGGCGCGCTGTGCGGCATCCTGATCGCGCCGCTGACCACCGTGTACTACGAGTCGGGCTTCCTGGTGGGCCTGAAGGGCTTTGTCGGCGCCATTGTCGGCGGGCTGGTGAGCTACCCCGTGGCGGCGCTCGGTGCGCTGCTGGTGGGCCTGCTTGAATCCTATTCGTCCTTCTGGGCCAGCGCGTTCAAGGAGGTCATCGTCTTCACACTGATCATTCCGGTGCTGCTGTGGCGCTCGCTGACGAGCAAGCATGTCGAGGAGGAGGAATAAGCCATGACCATGCTGACCGACAAGCAGGCGCGGGTGGCCAGTGCCGAGGCAGGCAGCCGTGCGCGGCTGAACCGCAACCGGGTCCTGGTGCTGGCTTTCATTGTGGTGCTGGTGTTGCTGCCGGCGCTGCCGACGCCGGAGTTCTGGATCACGCTGGGCAATTACATCGGCCTGTACAGCATCGTGGCGATCGGGCTGGTGCTGCTGACCGGGGTGGGCGGCATGACCTCGTTCGGGCAGGCCGCGTTCGTGGGGCTGGGCGCGTACAGCACTGCGTACCTGACCACGCAGTTCGGGCTGTCGCCCTGGTTCGGGCTGATGGTGGGGCTGGTGATCACGATGGCATCGGCCTATGTGATCGGGCTGATCACGATGCGCATGTCCGGCCACTACCTGCCGCTGGCGACCATTGCCTGGGGCCTGTCGCTGTTCTTCCTGTTTGGCAACCTGGAGTTCCTGGGCAAGTATGACGGCCTGAACGGGATCCCGGTGCTGTCGCTCTTCGGCATCGAGCTGCAGTCGGGCCGCTCGATGTTCTACCTGATCTGGGCGGTGGTGCTGCTGGCCGTGCTGGCGATGCAGAACCTGCTGAACTCGCGCCCGGGGCGCGCCATCCGCGCGCTCAAGGGCGGTGGCGTGATGGCCGAGGCCATGGGTGTGAACACCGCATGGATGAAAGTGGTGATCTTCGTGGTGGCGGCGGTCCTGGCGTGCGTGTCGGGCTTCCTGTACGCGCACCTGCAGCGCGCGGTGAACCCGACGCCGTTCGGCCTGAACTACGGCATCGAGTACCTGTTCATGGCCGTGGTCGGCGGCGTGGGCCATGTGTGGGGCGCGGTGCTGGGCGCGGGCATCCTGACCATCCTGAAGGATGTGCTGCAGGGCGTGCTGCCCAAGCTGCTCGGTGCCAACGGCAACTTCGAGATCATCGTCTTCGGCGTAC is part of the Cupriavidus necator genome and harbors:
- a CDS encoding ABC transporter ATP-binding protein, which encodes MNQQETILETRNLTKEFKGFTAVSDVNLQVRRGSIHALIGPNGAGKTTCFNLLTKFLEPTTGTILFNGIDITREKPAQIARRGVIRSFQISAVFPHLTVMENVRIGLQRQLGTAYQFWRSERSLDVLNDRAMELLEQVGLTEFAQTLTVNLPYGRKRALEIATTLAMEPELMLLDEPTQGMGHEDVDRVTQLIRKVSAGRTILMVEHNMSVVSSIADKITVLQRGAILAEGPYAEVSRDPRVMEAYMGTVDAELQGAH
- a CDS encoding ABC transporter ATP-binding protein — encoded protein: MTSLNTPALEIKDLHAWYGESHILHGVDLTVNRGEVVTLLGRNGAGRTTTLRAIMGLTGARKGSIKVNGHETISLPTHKIAHYGIGYCPEERAIFSSLSCEENLMLPPVLKGADTSKGMSETDIYEMFPNLKERRQSQGTRLSGGEQQMLAVGRILRTGANLLLLDEISEGLAPVIVQALARMILMLKQKGYTVVMVEQNFRFAAPLADRFYVMEHGSIVERFAANELEAKMPVLHELLGV
- a CDS encoding ABC transporter substrate-binding protein; translation: MKKTRLAAAMAAIAMGAVSFSAVAQVSGDTVKIGYITDMSGLYADIDGPGGLEAIKMAVEDRGGKVLGKPIEIVSADHQNKADIAASKAREWMDQQGLDLLLGGTNSGTALAMNKVASEKKRVYINIGAGTARLTNEECSPYTVHYAYDTVALAKGTGSAVVKQGGKSWFFLTADYAFGHSLESDTAAVVKASGGTVAGQVRHPLSASDFSSFLLQAQSSKAQILGLANAGGDTINAIKAAKEFGITKSMKIAGLLMFINDVHSLGLKNTEGLLMTDSWYWDMNDDTRKFANRFFGKMKKMPSSLQAADYSAASTYLKAVEAAKTDDPDKVMAELKKMKINDFYTKGYIRQDGRGIHDMYLMQVKTAAESKKPWDYLKVVATIPGDQAFTTVAESKCAMLKK
- a CDS encoding branched-chain amino acid ABC transporter permease, with protein sequence MDIFGIPLPAMLSQLLLGLVNGAFYAMLSLGLAVIFGLLNVINFAHGALFMLGAVLAWMGMEYAGLNYWIMLLLSPLVVAALGVVIEKTMLRWIYKLDHIYGLLLTLGITLVIEGIFRSIYGVSGLPYSTPDALQGATDLGFMILPNYRAWVVVASLVVCFATWYVIEKTKLGAYLRAGTENPKMVEAFGVNVPLMVTLTYGFGVALAAFAGVLAAPVIQISPLMGQNLIIIVFAVVVIGGMGSIMGSILTGLGLGVVEGLTKVFYPEASSTVVFFIMVIVLLLRPAGLFGKEK
- a CDS encoding branched-chain amino acid ABC transporter permease, producing the protein MSAPSTSSTPSTVAANAGNAGKGQGVQKKLLYGLLLLALVAAPLAGAYPVFVLKVLCFALFACAFNLLIGYTGLLSFGHAAFFGGAGYAAGHAMKVWGVTPEIGLILGTGAGALIGYVVGSLAIRRQGIYFSMITLALAQMLFFICLQAPFTGGEDGLQGIPRGKLFGVLPLSDDLTLYYVALAIIVAAFALIVRTVHSPFGQILKAIKENEPRAISLGYDVDRFKLTAFVLSAALSGLAGSIKALVLGFETLTDVHWSMSGSVILMTLVGGLGTLSGPIVGAFVVVALENKLGDIGNFLASVTGISWFGTLGESVTMVTGVIFVICVLTFRRGIMGELLARFGGHSGKRE
- a CDS encoding sulfite exporter TauE/SafE family protein, producing the protein MTEFAFLAVAAFLAGLIDAVAGGGGLVQIPAMFSAYPNVAPATLLGTNKMGSIAGTANAALRYGRSVRIYWGATAPAVVAALVFSMAGAWALTKIPAEPLRKALPFVLVVLLVYTVAKKDLGTEHAPTLSGARERIAALLAGAVIGFYDGVFGPGTGSFLMIAFVRVFGYDFLHAAASAKVVNLATNLAALLLLASKGHIWWQLGLVMAVANIAGSQVGSKLALRHGSAFVRKVFIVVVSALILKTAWDAFLR
- a CDS encoding ABC transporter substrate-binding protein; translated protein: MDFKRASLLAIAAASLVAGAAQAQVKVGVTVSATGPAASLGIPEKNTFTLMPKEIAGKKIEYIVLDDASDTTTAVKNTRKLISEDKVDVVVGSTVTPNSLAMVDVVAENDTPMITMAASARIIEPMDAKRAWVFKTPQNDSHMATAIAEHMTNNNVKTVAFIGFADAYGDSWAQEFAKVAELRKIKVVANERFARTDTSVTGQVLKMMSANADAVLIAGSGTPAALPAKTLKERGFKGKIYQTHGVANADFLRVCGKDCEGTFLPAGPLLVAEQLPDSNPVKKPAMSYKTSYEKAFGGQVSTFGGHAWDAGLILQHAIPEALKKGQPGTKEFRKALRDAMEQTKNLPVSHGIMNMSATDHLGFDQRARVMVQIVDGKWKLLTK
- a CDS encoding branched-chain amino acid ABC transporter permease; translated protein: MDLSIAAILAQDGITSGAIYALLALALVLVFSVTRVIFIPQGEFVAYGALTLAAMQAGHAPQTSWLLLAMGALTFIYETVTVLRSAELRRTLGQRLAVLAGKYLVFPLAVHWLAQQYGAQPLPMLAQIALTLLIIIPLGPMLYRLAYQPLAEASTLVLLIVSVGVHFALVGLGLVMFGAEGSRTNAFSDARFDVGALSISGQSLWIVGVSALLIGALYFYFERTLQGKALRATAVNRLGARLVGIGTTQAGRLSFTLAAAMGALCGILIAPLTTVYYESGFLVGLKGFVGAIVGGLVSYPVAALGALLVGLLESYSSFWASAFKEVIVFTLIIPVLLWRSLTSKHVEEEE
- a CDS encoding ABC transporter permease subunit, with the protein product MTMLTDKQARVASAEAGSRARLNRNRVLVLAFIVVLVLLPALPTPEFWITLGNYIGLYSIVAIGLVLLTGVGGMTSFGQAAFVGLGAYSTAYLTTQFGLSPWFGLMVGLVITMASAYVIGLITMRMSGHYLPLATIAWGLSLFFLFGNLEFLGKYDGLNGIPVLSLFGIELQSGRSMFYLIWAVVLLAVLAMQNLLNSRPGRAIRALKGGGVMAEAMGVNTAWMKVVIFVVAAVLACVSGFLYAHLQRAVNPTPFGLNYGIEYLFMAVVGGVGHVWGAVLGAGILTILKDVLQGVLPKLLGANGNFEIIVFGVLLVLLLQYARDGIWPFLRRLVPSGPPVLAPAQAEALAVRQKPEAGDLILDVRAARKEFGGLVAVNDVSFQVRAGEIIGLIGPNGAGKSTTFNLVTGVLPVTRGEVRYRGEVISGLPSREIVKRGIGRTFQHVHLLPTMTVLENVAIGAHLRGDFRAQGGVSAAILRMNKAEEEKLLFEAKRQLERVGLADCMYMEAGSLALGQQRILEIARALCCDPALLLLDEPAAGLRYKEKQALAELLRKLKGEGMSVLLVEHDMDFVMNLTDRLVVMEFGTRIAEGVPEEVQKNPAVLEAYLGGVE